One region of Gammaproteobacteria bacterium genomic DNA includes:
- a CDS encoding glucosaminidase domain-containing protein, with the protein MRTFITVLRILYIVIKFIIGQIIYGISGIVVWFKINNSRTDGAWLRTLSMVFIGFIGLVFLKDLVTKPELSDGLAGHVNYDLSDIGYDSILVETEFAADETKDSNREPVAVELTGNRAISKETGLKINDAKKYPYGNNSEIQNYITRFQNTAIREMDKFGIPASITLAQGIKESEYGKSELSRKSNNHFGIKCMSKKCKRGHCTNKEDDFHKDYFVNYDNAWESYRAHSNFLTGVRFRTLRKHGKDYKKWAWGLQNRGYATDPHYAESIILIIEKYQLYRFDDL; encoded by the coding sequence ATGAGAACTTTTATCACTGTTTTGAGAATACTTTACATCGTCATCAAATTCATTATTGGGCAAATAATTTACGGAATTTCTGGAATTGTTGTTTGGTTTAAGATCAATAATTCACGAACAGACGGCGCCTGGTTGAGAACCCTGAGCATGGTTTTTATAGGCTTTATTGGCTTGGTATTTCTGAAAGATTTGGTTACGAAACCTGAATTATCGGATGGGCTTGCCGGTCATGTGAATTATGATTTATCGGATATTGGATATGATTCAATCCTTGTGGAGACTGAATTTGCAGCCGATGAAACTAAAGACAGCAACCGGGAACCGGTTGCTGTTGAATTGACCGGGAACCGGGCAATTTCAAAAGAAACAGGATTGAAAATCAATGATGCGAAGAAATATCCTTATGGCAATAATTCAGAAATTCAGAATTACATTACCAGGTTTCAGAACACTGCTATTAGGGAAATGGATAAGTTTGGAATTCCTGCTTCTATTACATTGGCTCAGGGAATTAAGGAGTCTGAATATGGTAAAAGTGAATTGTCACGGAAATCGAATAATCATTTTGGAATTAAGTGTATGTCAAAGAAATGTAAACGAGGACATTGCACGAATAAAGAAGACGATTTTCATAAAGATTATTTCGTAAATTATGACAATGCCTGGGAATCATATAGAGCGCATTCGAACTTTTTGACCGGTGTTCGATTTCGGACATTGCGGAAGCATGGTAAAGATTATAAGAAATGGGCTTGGGGATTGCAGAACCGTGGATATGCGACAGACCCACATTACGCAGAATCTATAATTTTGATTATCGAAAAATATCAATTGTACAGGTTTGACGACCTATGA